TAACCAATAACACGTGAAACCAAACCTAGCCAAATCATTATCAAACTATGATGGTTCAGTCACTTGTAATTCTCAGATTCTTTTATTGATGATATATCGTGTTTTTGGGTGATGCAGGTCTTGCTAGCTGGAAGTAAAACATTCAACTCAACATGCTGTACTTGTTTGCCGTCTGATCTTTTATTATTTTCAAGGATTATTCCACTCAGTGTTGCAGTGAATTGATGTTTAAAAGAGTGAAACTGATACAAAACGGTTTTGTACATTTGGGatacaaaataaaagtttgtATTTAATTTAAATTGAATTCAATACTTTATAATCCACTAGCCTACAAGATTTACCAGAATAGATTTTGAGTGAGGCCCCGGTCTGCTGAGAGATAGTTGAAGCAGTCATTCATATTTGATCACATTCTAAGAATACAGGTAATTAGTTGATAAATGATTGATAGCTAGAAACTGATACAGGTAATAGAATTACCAAAAAGCAGTATATTATATAGATCATAATACATTTGTCAATGTTTTTGATCGAGACATGACACACATATTAACAGGTTGTGTTATAGAAATGTTCCTCAGCAACTTGGAGGACAAATGTTCCATTGCTCTAATACCCTAATGTAAAGGTAATGCATACAGGCAGATAAATATGTCTCTAAATTAGATTATTTTGCTTTATATTGCCTCCTTATGAGTGTATATAAGTGATGTTCTGCATGCACGGGTTTACAAACTGAAACGTGAGTCTGTCTACTTCAGTCTGAGGGAGAGTATAGTATGTCAATTGTGTATCAGTTTCCTGCCCAGCAACCTAACCCTCAGGGAGGCAGGTCTTCAGTGTGAAGGCAGGCACCCGGAGGTGGGCTTCCCAGGCTTGTACAGTCCCTGCTTCTCTTCCTGGTCAGTTTAGAGAAAGAGCAGCGCCATGACGTTCATCGCCAAGACCTTCTACGACCTGAGAGCCACGACGCTGGAGGGCGATGCGGTGGACTTCAACGTGTTCAGGGGGCGGGTGGTGCTGATTGAGAATGTGGCGTCTCTATGAGGAACCACCACCCGGGACTACAGCCAGCTGAACGACCTCCAGCGGAGGTACCCTCATCGGCTGGTGGTTCTAGGGTTCCCCTGCAATCAGTTTGGCTACCAGGTCAGTGTGGAGACTGGAGTGTCTATAAGGTCACACTAAACCTTCTTGTGTCCTGTCAACAAGGCCATTCACCTTGACCCTCCACATAAGGAGTTTTAAAAATACAGTATCTGTTGATTATACATGTTCATACTGTAGAGgatttcttgtttgtttttaaaaggAGAACTGCAGTAATGGAGAGATCCTGAACTCGCTGAAGTTTGTCCGACCAGGAGACGGCTACCAACCTGGCTTCACCATCTTTGAGAAGTGTGATGTGAACGGGACTTCCACCCATCCTGTCTTCGCGTATCTGAAAGACAAACTTCCCTACCCCGAGGATGACCCACACTCCCTCATCCAGGACCCCAGGTTCCTCGTCTGGAGTCCCGTCACCAGAACTGACATCTCCTGGAATTTTGAGAAGTTCCTTATTGGACCGGAAGGAGAGCCCTTTAAGAGATACAGCAAGAAATTTCTCACTATTGATATCGAGCCTGACATCCAAAGACTGCTGAGACTAACCAAGACCTGAAAATAGCCCAGTCATGATGACATCACATCCATAATAGATTTACAAATGGTGACATCCATCTTTTTGAGTTTTACTAAATGAGGGTAATGTTCTAAACTATGATGTGAGTATTATCTGATGCCTTGTAAATACTTGAGATTTGGATGCCACTATAGATTAAACATGTGTTAGTGCTAGAAGCTTTGTATttcaattatttaaaaaaataaatgtttttgacAATATAACTCATTATTAAAATTATATTCAACATATACCTTAACATCTGGTTCTATATACTCCTCgtattataaatacatttctcTTTTCACAGCACTAATTCATACAATCTTGTGCCTATGGCTCGCCGGCAGATGGTGCTACAGATTAGCTGATGGTCTCTAGTTGTGTGAATACTTTTATCTCTTGATATAAGAAACATGAACAAACTAGATATTTCAAATGTTCTGTAGGCCatattaaaaaagaaaacatttctaGGAAGACAAGGTGTAAATTAAACGTCTACTTAGAGATTATTTGAGAATTTCCAAGAGATCACTGAAAGGTGTTCAGTGTTGAGGTTTTATCTCGGTGTGTCCAAATATTTCTCCCGCTCTTTGTGTGATCTGGAGCAGGGATTTGGTTTAGTATGTCAACAATATCCACAAGTTTCAGCTTGATTTGGCCTTTC
The Osmerus mordax isolate fOsmMor3 chromosome 9, fOsmMor3.pri, whole genome shotgun sequence genome window above contains:
- the gpx2 gene encoding glutathione peroxidase 2, with product MTFIAKTFYDLRATTLEGDAVDFNVFRGRVVLIENVASLUGTTTRDYSQLNDLQRRYPHRLVVLGFPCNQFGYQENCSNGEILNSLKFVRPGDGYQPGFTIFEKCDVNGTSTHPVFAYLKDKLPYPEDDPHSLIQDPRFLVWSPVTRTDISWNFEKFLIGPEGEPFKRYSKKFLTIDIEPDIQRLLRLTKT